The following DNA comes from Sneathia sanguinegens.
CTTGAAACTTGGATAGCAAAATTTGATTTACGAACAGGTGGTTTAGAAATCGTAATAGATGGTATAGAATCAATAGAGATATTAGATTAGAGCAACTATAAAAGGTTGCTTTTTTTGTTAGTTAATTAGGGAGGGGGAAAATGATATTAAATAAAGACTTAATAAGGCAAATACTATTGTATGTTGAAGAGAATGGAAACGACAAAATGCCAGTATACAATATCGAAATAGATGGATATACAGATGAAGAAATTAGATATCATTTTAAACGATTACTAGAAGCAGATATCATTAAAGGAGAAGTTGTTGGACTTCAAGGTAATAAGATTAGATTTAATTGTTTAACTTGGTATGGTCATGAATATTTAGATAGTATAAGAGACAAAGGATTATGGGAGAAAGTAAAAAGAGATATAGAAGTTTATGGAATTAAAAGTGTGACTTTAGATATTATAAAAGCTTATGCAGAAAAAATAATTAAACAAAAATTAGGAATATAAAAAAATGTCTTTGTAAAGCTAGACATTAAAGAAGCTTTTTTTTAGTACATACAAATCATAAATAATACTAGAACTCACTAGAA
Coding sequences within:
- a CDS encoding DUF2513 domain-containing protein produces the protein MILNKDLIRQILLYVEENGNDKMPVYNIEIDGYTDEEIRYHFKRLLEADIIKGEVVGLQGNKIRFNCLTWYGHEYLDSIRDKGLWEKVKRDIEVYGIKSVTLDIIKAYAEKIIKQKLGI